A region of Micromonospora sp. WMMD882 DNA encodes the following proteins:
- the folP gene encoding dihydropteroate synthase, with amino-acid sequence MTDLVGADDPVVMGVLNVTPDSFSDGGRYADLAAAVRHGTRLHASGAHLVDVGGESTRPGADRVDADTEAARVLPVVRELTAAGVPVSIDTTRARVAEAALDAGAAVVNDVSGGLADPDMARVVRDAGRPWVLMHWRGHSRGMRDLATYGDVVTDVRTELARRIDDALAAGVAADRIVVDPGLGFAKTADHNWELTRRLPELLSLGFPLLFAASRKSYLGRLLAGPDGEPRPTDGREAATIATSLLAVAAGAWGVRVHDVRGTVDALAVWRASGRPRLAGRPTLAGFPADAARGPARPDRIGERA; translated from the coding sequence GTGACCGACCTGGTAGGCGCGGACGACCCCGTGGTGATGGGCGTCCTCAACGTCACGCCCGACTCGTTCTCCGACGGCGGCCGGTACGCGGACCTGGCCGCCGCGGTCCGGCACGGCACGCGGCTGCACGCCAGCGGGGCGCACCTGGTCGACGTGGGCGGTGAGTCCACCCGGCCCGGCGCGGACCGGGTCGACGCCGACACCGAGGCGGCCCGGGTGCTGCCGGTGGTCCGGGAGCTCACCGCCGCCGGAGTGCCGGTCAGTATCGACACCACCCGGGCCCGGGTCGCCGAGGCGGCGCTGGACGCCGGCGCCGCGGTGGTCAACGACGTCTCCGGTGGCCTGGCCGACCCGGACATGGCCCGGGTGGTCCGGGACGCCGGCCGCCCCTGGGTGCTGATGCACTGGCGTGGCCACTCCCGGGGCATGCGCGACCTGGCGACGTACGGCGACGTGGTGACCGACGTACGGACCGAGCTGGCCCGGCGGATCGACGACGCGCTCGCGGCCGGGGTGGCGGCCGACCGGATCGTCGTCGACCCCGGTCTGGGCTTCGCGAAGACCGCCGACCACAACTGGGAGCTCACCCGGCGGCTGCCCGAGCTGCTGAGCCTCGGCTTCCCGCTGCTGTTCGCCGCGAGCCGCAAGTCGTACCTGGGACGGCTGCTCGCCGGCCCGGACGGCGAGCCGCGCCCCACCGACGGACGGGAGGCGGCCACCATCGCCACCAGCCTGCTCGCCGTGGCGGCCGGGGCCTGGGGGGTACGGGTGCACGACGTGCGGGGCACCGTCGACGCGCTCGCGGTCTGGCGGGCCAGCGGCCGGCCCCGCCTCGCGGGCCGACCGACCTTGGCCGGGTTTCCGGCCGACGCGGCACGGGGTCCGGCGCGGCCGGACCGGATCGGGGAACGGGCATGA
- the folB gene encoding dihydroneopterin aldolase yields the protein MSDRIVLTGLRARGRHGVYDFEREQGQDFVVDVALDLDLAPAARSDEVTDTVHYGELADRLVAVVTGEPVNLIETLADRLLDVCLVDPRVTAATVTVHKPEAPVPHAFTDVAVTMTRTRAR from the coding sequence ATGAGCGACCGGATCGTCCTCACCGGACTGCGGGCCCGGGGCCGGCACGGCGTCTACGACTTCGAACGCGAGCAGGGTCAGGATTTCGTGGTCGACGTGGCCCTCGACCTGGATCTCGCGCCCGCGGCGCGTTCGGACGAGGTGACCGACACCGTCCACTACGGCGAGCTCGCCGACCGGCTGGTGGCGGTGGTGACCGGCGAGCCGGTCAACCTGATCGAGACGCTCGCGGACCGGCTGCTCGACGTGTGCCTGGTCGACCCGCGGGTGACCGCGGCCACGGTGACCGTGCACAAGCCCGAGGCGCCCGTCCCGCACGCCTTCACCGACGTGGCGGTGACCATGACCCGGACGCGTGCCCGGTGA
- a CDS encoding DUF3180 domain-containing protein, producing the protein MSPPQSPSPRGPGPDRDRMGPTRPASLVVAGLAAAALAWLLISFLYQSMPALPWLPVVTLAGLAVIEAYAAVNTKGRIERRPGRDPVNPLVVARFVVLAKASALAGAIFAGFYAGVAGWLFVERTTRAAVADRVPALGGLAASLTLVAAALWLERSCRVPKRPEDERESDDRDDPRSY; encoded by the coding sequence ATGAGCCCGCCGCAGTCCCCGTCGCCCCGCGGTCCGGGGCCCGACCGTGACCGGATGGGCCCGACCCGCCCCGCCTCGCTGGTGGTGGCCGGGCTCGCCGCGGCCGCTCTGGCCTGGCTGCTGATCAGCTTCCTCTACCAGTCGATGCCGGCGCTGCCCTGGCTGCCGGTGGTCACCCTGGCCGGTCTGGCCGTCATCGAGGCGTACGCGGCGGTCAACACCAAGGGCCGGATCGAGCGCAGGCCCGGCCGGGATCCGGTGAACCCGCTGGTGGTGGCCCGGTTCGTGGTCCTGGCCAAGGCGTCCGCCCTGGCCGGGGCGATCTTCGCCGGGTTCTACGCCGGGGTGGCCGGCTGGCTGTTCGTGGAGCGCACCACCCGGGCGGCGGTCGCCGACCGGGTTCCCGCGCTCGGCGGTTTGGCCGCCTCGTTGACGCTGGTGGCGGCGGCTCTCTGGCTGGAACGGTCCTGCCGGGTGCCGAAACGGCCCGAGGACGAACGGGAGTCCGACGACCGGGACGACCCCCGAAGCTATTGA
- the folK gene encoding 2-amino-4-hydroxy-6-hydroxymethyldihydropteridine diphosphokinase, with translation MTRAVLSLGSNLGDRLAHLRTAVEELGDLVRVVSGVYETPPWGDADQPTYLNAALLAEDPTGTARDWLDRARAAERAAGRTRDPGRRFGPRTLDVDVVAVWADDGTPVLSDDPELTLPHPRAHLRAFVLRPWIDIQPYGRLPGHGWLTDLLTADPVAGDALELRARPDLTLESTS, from the coding sequence GTGACCCGGGCCGTGCTCTCGCTGGGCAGCAACCTCGGCGACCGGCTGGCCCACCTGCGTACCGCGGTCGAGGAGCTCGGCGATCTGGTCCGGGTGGTCTCCGGGGTGTACGAGACGCCCCCGTGGGGCGACGCCGACCAGCCGACGTACCTGAACGCGGCGCTGCTGGCCGAGGACCCGACCGGGACCGCCCGGGACTGGCTCGACCGGGCCCGCGCGGCCGAGCGGGCGGCGGGCCGTACCCGGGATCCGGGGCGGCGCTTCGGCCCGCGGACGCTCGACGTGGACGTGGTGGCGGTCTGGGCCGACGACGGCACGCCGGTGCTCAGTGACGATCCCGAGCTCACCCTGCCGCACCCCCGGGCCCACCTGCGGGCCTTCGTGCTGCGGCCGTGGATCGACATCCAGCCGTACGGGCGACTGCCGGGGCACGGTTGGCTGACCGACCTGCTGACCGCCGACCCGGTCGCCGGGGACGCCCTGGAACTGCGTGCCCGACCGGATCTGACGTTAGAGTCGACGTCATGA
- a CDS encoding ATP-binding cassette domain-containing protein, whose protein sequence is MTLEGIGKRYPDGTEAVRDLSLAVRAGELTVLIGPSGCGKSTVLRMINRLVEPTSGRIRIGEEDVTTVDPVRLRRRIGYVIQNVGLFPHQTVRANVGTVPGLLGWSSERTRRRVDELLELVGLDPGQFGRRYPHELSGGQRQRVGVARALAADPVVLLMDEPFSAVDPIARGRLQEEFLRLQAEVRKTIVLVTHDLDEAVRLGDRIAVLSQGGRLEQYDTPARLLSEPASTFVQEFVGADRGIRRLVVTPVTRADLRPLAAADPAGLPQVRLGGSAYDALALLLTSAADRAVVVDDDGPVGTLTRQHLLDLDRPTD, encoded by the coding sequence ATCACCCTGGAGGGCATCGGCAAGCGTTACCCGGACGGCACCGAGGCGGTACGTGACCTCAGCCTGGCCGTGCGCGCCGGTGAGCTGACCGTCCTGATCGGCCCGTCCGGCTGCGGAAAGTCCACCGTGCTGCGGATGATCAACCGGTTGGTCGAGCCGACCTCCGGCCGGATCCGGATCGGCGAGGAGGACGTCACCACGGTCGACCCGGTACGGCTACGCCGCCGGATCGGGTACGTCATCCAGAACGTCGGTCTGTTTCCGCACCAGACCGTACGGGCCAACGTCGGGACGGTGCCCGGGCTGCTCGGCTGGTCGTCCGAGCGCACCCGGCGACGGGTGGACGAGTTGCTGGAGCTGGTCGGGCTCGACCCGGGGCAGTTCGGCCGGCGTTACCCGCACGAGCTCTCCGGCGGGCAACGGCAGCGGGTCGGGGTGGCCCGGGCGCTGGCCGCCGACCCGGTGGTGCTGCTGATGGACGAGCCGTTCTCGGCCGTCGACCCGATCGCCCGGGGCAGGTTGCAGGAGGAGTTCCTCCGGTTGCAGGCCGAGGTGCGCAAGACGATCGTGCTGGTCACCCACGACCTGGACGAGGCGGTCCGGCTCGGCGACCGGATCGCGGTGCTCTCCCAGGGCGGGCGGCTGGAGCAGTACGACACCCCGGCCCGGCTGCTGAGCGAGCCGGCGTCGACGTTCGTGCAGGAGTTCGTCGGGGCCGACCGGGGCATCCGCCGGCTCGTCGTCACCCCGGTCACCCGGGCGGACCTTCGGCCGCTGGCCGCCGCCGACCCGGCCGGGTTGCCGCAGGTCCGGTTGGGCGGTTCGGCGTACGACGCGCTGGCCCTCCTGCTCACCTCGGCCGCCGACCGGGCGGTGGTGGTGGACGACGACGGGCCGGTCGGCACGCTGACCCGGCAGCACCTGCTCGACCTGGACCGCCCCACCGACTGA
- a CDS encoding ABC transporter permease has translation MGYEPGRGESVHREQSGTTVATAVPDETLDGEPGPDRVAVHVAWEGALAAKVVVLGLLLWLQSPQELRGNSLRELLVGVVGLGLLALAAGVSLRTAAPNLAIGPVAVAGALHFAEQGDRGVVESVLPALVVATVGGLAVALFVVLLHVPAWAASLAAVAAVVVYIDQRSLPVTVQADYDPRTGAYYLFAGFAAVAVLGGLFGAIRSVRRLVGRFRPVDDPARRRGVGAAIVTAGALTVSTVLAMLAGVLLAANGSGRVVPDAGLDWTALAVGMALLGGTSAFGRRGGVSGTLLVVVLVNLLFVYTEAAGHQVNRWGIAGAAIGLGLVVTRLVETYGRPRPTAEGRAETGPPGDASISAGWTLPRAGTPAAWPPAMPARSTEEPTDPWGRWDGERDRRRDDSR, from the coding sequence GTGGGGTACGAGCCGGGCCGGGGTGAGTCCGTCCACCGGGAGCAGTCGGGTACGACCGTCGCGACCGCCGTGCCCGACGAGACGCTCGATGGCGAGCCGGGGCCCGACCGGGTCGCCGTGCACGTCGCCTGGGAGGGGGCGCTCGCGGCCAAGGTCGTCGTCCTGGGCCTGCTGCTCTGGTTGCAGAGCCCGCAGGAGTTGCGCGGCAACAGCCTGCGTGAGCTGCTCGTCGGCGTGGTGGGTCTGGGGCTGCTGGCGCTCGCGGCCGGCGTGAGCCTGCGCACCGCGGCGCCGAATCTGGCGATCGGCCCGGTCGCGGTCGCCGGCGCGCTGCACTTCGCCGAGCAGGGCGACCGTGGGGTGGTCGAGTCGGTCCTCCCGGCGCTCGTGGTCGCCACCGTCGGTGGTCTGGCGGTCGCGCTGTTCGTGGTGCTGCTGCACGTGCCGGCCTGGGCGGCCAGCCTGGCCGCCGTCGCGGCGGTGGTGGTCTACATCGACCAGCGGTCACTGCCGGTCACCGTGCAGGCCGACTACGACCCGCGGACCGGCGCCTACTACCTCTTCGCCGGCTTCGCCGCCGTCGCCGTCCTCGGGGGACTCTTCGGCGCGATCAGGTCGGTCCGCCGGCTGGTGGGCCGGTTCCGGCCGGTAGACGACCCGGCCCGGCGGCGCGGCGTGGGGGCCGCGATCGTCACCGCCGGCGCGCTCACCGTCTCCACCGTGCTGGCCATGCTGGCCGGCGTGCTGCTCGCCGCGAACGGGTCCGGCCGGGTGGTCCCCGACGCCGGCCTGGACTGGACGGCGCTCGCGGTGGGCATGGCGCTGCTCGGTGGCACCAGCGCGTTCGGCCGTCGGGGCGGGGTGAGCGGAACCCTGCTGGTGGTGGTGCTGGTCAATCTCCTCTTCGTCTACACCGAGGCGGCCGGTCACCAGGTCAACCGGTGGGGGATCGCCGGCGCCGCCATCGGCCTCGGCCTGGTCGTCACCAGGTTGGTCGAGACGTACGGGCGGCCCCGGCCGACGGCGGAGGGGCGGGCGGAGACCGGCCCGCCCGGGGACGCCTCGATCAGCGCGGGCTGGACGCTGCCCCGGGCCGGGACGCCGGCCGCCTGGCCACCGGCCATGCCGGCACGCTCCACCGAGGAACCCACCGACCCGTGGGGGCGGTGGGACGGCGAACGTGACAGGCGACGCGACGACTCCCGCTGA
- a CDS encoding ABC transporter permease, whose protein sequence is MSFRLSYRADPGNPWFSWQYVRDNSDTIVAALGEHVSLTARAVVIAALVALPLAVLAHWYRPLTGPILAFTGVLYTVPSLALFAFLAPYLGIGAVTVLSVVALYALLVIVRNALAGLAQVPAEVREAAEGMGYGRWGRLTRVELPLALPGILTGLRLATVSTVALVTVGVVVGRGGLGQLIFAGFQNNFYKAQIMTGTLLCVLLALLLDLLLAGLGRLLTPWLRRRHP, encoded by the coding sequence ATGTCCTTCCGCCTGAGCTACCGGGCCGATCCGGGTAACCCGTGGTTCTCCTGGCAGTACGTGCGGGACAACTCTGACACGATCGTCGCCGCGTTGGGGGAGCACGTCTCGCTGACCGCCCGCGCGGTGGTGATCGCCGCGCTGGTGGCCCTGCCGTTGGCGGTGCTGGCCCACTGGTACCGGCCACTCACCGGCCCGATTCTCGCATTTACCGGTGTGCTGTACACCGTCCCGTCGTTGGCGTTGTTCGCGTTCCTCGCGCCCTACCTCGGGATCGGGGCGGTGACGGTGCTCAGCGTGGTCGCGCTGTACGCGCTGCTGGTGATCGTCCGCAACGCGCTGGCGGGGCTGGCCCAGGTGCCGGCCGAGGTCCGGGAGGCGGCCGAGGGCATGGGGTACGGCCGCTGGGGCCGGCTGACCCGCGTGGAGCTGCCGCTGGCGCTGCCCGGCATCCTCACCGGGCTGCGGCTGGCCACCGTCTCGACGGTCGCGCTGGTGACGGTCGGGGTGGTGGTCGGGCGGGGCGGGCTGGGCCAGCTCATCTTCGCCGGCTTCCAGAACAACTTCTACAAGGCGCAGATCATGACCGGCACGCTGCTCTGCGTGCTGCTGGCGCTCCTGCTCGACCTGCTGCTGGCCGGGCTGGGCCGGCTGCTCACCCCCTGGCTGCGGAGGAGGCACCCGTGA
- a CDS encoding ATP-binding protein codes for MSRAATPGPSHPAGQHAAPRGHRARSFDYPDPGPGDEMSLDPALVTSPGHGGVGVFQAPRPARGRPAPAGPEPTTPATAPDSPDIDSPFLDLFGGTRPGGNRQPIAPLRRPGRDPLPIPHQPAPAPVEPTASRSGPVTEPTPVRPHPAPARPGPGPGADRPAEPPLGRSAPGVEPAPTRPSPGAPAPRPPASPLPPAVIAPASTPPPASAPAPPPASAPAPAPVGEPAAQAWSAGPAALADPEAAAPPRVPEQVGERLPYARPPVEPTPPPPTHHDDGEEPEPATRRRVPPRQRSTDGRRERSAKPTQPTRIRPPKIKFGDRDPSVELAITEIAGHLTFTPNTVTAWYWLPEVRWAFRPDAEREALLSAISEQYAGLAGFRLHLRRTTRPFPADEWARTIDSYTPSPLPDVPGTAGWSDHLVAAQRHLLSVNHAEGQTYLGVTFARRSLGDSLTERLLRAFGRGTADGERRKLGRTVEQFDEVLAAFGMRGRRVTSGELEWLLYRSVALCMAPPGQLSPVTNGHWERGDLLALTEQVERYRTPYGSTVKLVNRMTGEERHVAVLAVGRMEPLEIPEKHEPWLHFHERLPWPMEISTRVDILGSGDSFRNLEHRLRMIRSQQLDYAEHGIDAPPELERLAKRALVIGDEMTTGLPVDSARAHGWHRIAVGGRTREECLERARRLIQLYSRELRISLQHPKNQDWLAREFIPGEPIANTGYVRRMPVNLLAAALPQAASTVGDRRGDLIGRTAGTCRRPVFLDLHFPMEVRERSGLAVFVAEPGGGKSTLLGALGYLAARRGVQVTLLDPSGPLARLCQMPELRPYSRVLNLTGSEHGTLAPYSLIPTPLRTEFASGAAGDREFEIAVSNARAERRMLVQDICMMLVPPQVAREASTATLFRHAVRQVPAEETSTLDDVVACLGQLDDDAGRELANLLLDTAEMPLALLFFGRPQEGLLGADAALTVITMAGLRLPDLKIEREYWSAEESLALPMLHTAHRLAVRRCYGGSMSSRKLVGLDEAHFMEGWRSGRSFLVRLARDSRKWNLAALVASQNPRDILGLDVQNLVSTVFVGRIAEDAEIASEALRLLRVPVDDGYEATLASLSAADASSAARLGFREFVMRDVDGRVQKVRVDVSYVDGLLEHLDTTPAASPNAANLPSILSDLEA; via the coding sequence ATGAGCCGCGCAGCGACGCCGGGGCCTTCGCACCCGGCAGGGCAGCACGCCGCCCCGCGCGGTCACCGTGCGCGCTCGTTCGACTACCCCGACCCGGGGCCGGGTGACGAGATGAGCCTCGACCCGGCGCTGGTCACCTCGCCCGGGCACGGCGGGGTCGGCGTCTTCCAGGCGCCCCGACCGGCCCGGGGCCGCCCCGCCCCGGCCGGCCCAGAGCCGACCACGCCGGCCACTGCGCCGGACAGCCCGGACATCGACTCCCCCTTCCTCGACCTCTTCGGCGGCACCCGGCCGGGCGGCAACCGGCAGCCGATCGCGCCCCTGCGCCGACCCGGGCGTGACCCGCTGCCGATCCCGCACCAGCCGGCGCCGGCCCCCGTGGAGCCGACGGCCTCCCGGTCCGGCCCGGTCACCGAGCCGACCCCCGTCCGCCCCCACCCGGCCCCGGCCCGACCCGGCCCCGGGCCGGGCGCCGACCGCCCCGCCGAGCCACCCCTGGGCCGGTCTGCTCCGGGTGTCGAGCCGGCGCCCACCCGGCCCTCGCCGGGCGCCCCGGCGCCCCGCCCGCCGGCCTCACCCCTTCCCCCCGCGGTCATCGCCCCGGCCTCGACCCCGCCCCCGGCCTCGGCTCCGGCCCCGCCCCCGGCGTCGGCCCCGGCTCCGGCCCCGGTCGGTGAACCGGCGGCGCAGGCCTGGTCGGCCGGTCCCGCCGCGTTGGCCGACCCGGAGGCCGCCGCACCGCCACGGGTGCCGGAACAGGTCGGCGAACGGCTGCCGTACGCCCGACCACCGGTCGAGCCCACCCCGCCCCCGCCGACCCACCACGACGACGGGGAAGAACCCGAGCCGGCGACGCGCCGGCGGGTGCCGCCCCGGCAACGCTCGACCGACGGCAGGCGGGAGCGATCCGCCAAGCCCACCCAGCCCACCCGGATCCGGCCACCGAAGATCAAGTTCGGCGACCGGGACCCGTCCGTCGAACTGGCCATCACCGAGATCGCCGGGCACCTCACCTTCACCCCCAACACGGTCACCGCCTGGTACTGGCTCCCCGAGGTGCGCTGGGCCTTCCGCCCGGACGCCGAACGCGAGGCGCTGCTCTCCGCGATCTCCGAGCAGTACGCCGGCCTCGCCGGCTTCCGGCTGCACCTGCGCCGCACCACCCGGCCGTTCCCCGCCGACGAGTGGGCGCGCACCATCGACTCGTACACCCCGAGCCCGCTGCCCGACGTGCCGGGCACCGCCGGATGGAGCGACCACCTCGTCGCCGCCCAACGGCACCTGCTCTCGGTGAACCACGCCGAAGGGCAGACCTACCTCGGGGTCACCTTCGCCCGGCGGTCGCTCGGCGACTCCCTGACCGAACGGCTGCTGCGCGCCTTCGGGCGGGGCACCGCCGACGGCGAACGGCGCAAGCTCGGTCGGACGGTCGAGCAGTTCGACGAGGTGCTCGCCGCGTTCGGCATGCGCGGTCGCCGGGTCACCTCCGGTGAGCTGGAATGGCTGCTCTACCGCTCGGTCGCGCTCTGCATGGCGCCGCCCGGGCAGCTCTCCCCGGTCACCAACGGGCACTGGGAACGCGGCGACCTGCTCGCCCTCACCGAGCAGGTCGAGCGGTACCGCACCCCGTACGGCTCCACGGTCAAGCTGGTCAACCGGATGACCGGCGAGGAACGGCACGTCGCCGTGCTCGCCGTGGGCCGGATGGAGCCGCTGGAGATCCCCGAGAAGCACGAGCCGTGGCTGCACTTCCACGAACGACTGCCCTGGCCGATGGAGATCTCCACCCGGGTCGACATCCTCGGCTCCGGTGACTCCTTCCGTAACCTGGAGCACCGGCTACGGATGATCCGCTCACAGCAGCTCGACTACGCCGAGCACGGCATCGACGCCCCGCCCGAGCTGGAACGGCTCGCCAAGCGGGCGCTGGTGATCGGTGACGAGATGACTACCGGGCTGCCGGTCGACTCGGCGCGCGCGCACGGCTGGCACCGGATCGCCGTCGGTGGCCGGACCCGGGAGGAGTGCCTGGAACGGGCCCGCCGGCTGATCCAGCTCTACTCCCGGGAGCTACGCATCTCGTTGCAGCACCCCAAGAACCAGGACTGGCTGGCCCGGGAGTTCATCCCCGGCGAACCCATCGCCAACACCGGCTACGTCCGCCGGATGCCTGTCAACCTGCTCGCCGCCGCCCTGCCACAGGCCGCCTCCACGGTCGGTGACCGGCGTGGTGACCTGATCGGCCGGACCGCCGGCACCTGCCGCCGACCGGTCTTCCTCGACCTGCACTTCCCGATGGAGGTACGGGAACGCTCCGGCCTCGCGGTCTTCGTCGCCGAGCCCGGTGGCGGCAAGTCGACCCTGCTGGGCGCGCTCGGCTACCTCGCCGCCCGGCGGGGCGTCCAGGTGACCCTGCTCGACCCGTCCGGCCCGTTGGCCCGGCTCTGCCAGATGCCCGAGCTGCGACCGTACTCCCGGGTGTTGAACCTGACCGGCTCCGAGCACGGCACGCTCGCGCCGTACTCGCTGATCCCGACGCCACTGCGGACGGAGTTCGCCAGCGGGGCGGCCGGCGACCGGGAGTTCGAGATCGCGGTCTCCAACGCCCGGGCCGAACGGCGCATGCTGGTACAGGACATCTGCATGATGCTGGTGCCGCCGCAGGTGGCCCGGGAGGCGTCCACCGCCACCCTGTTCCGGCACGCCGTGCGCCAGGTGCCCGCCGAGGAGACGTCCACCCTGGACGACGTGGTCGCCTGCCTGGGGCAGCTCGACGACGACGCCGGCCGGGAGCTGGCGAACCTCCTGCTGGACACCGCCGAGATGCCGCTGGCTCTGCTGTTCTTCGGCCGGCCGCAGGAGGGTCTGCTCGGCGCGGACGCCGCGCTCACCGTGATCACCATGGCCGGGCTACGACTGCCCGACCTCAAGATCGAACGGGAGTACTGGTCCGCTGAGGAGTCCCTGGCCCTGCCGATGCTGCACACCGCGCACCGGCTGGCCGTACGCCGCTGCTACGGCGGTTCCATGTCGTCGCGGAAACTGGTCGGCCTCGACGAGGCGCACTTCATGGAGGGCTGGCGCTCCGGCCGGTCGTTCCTGGTCCGGCTCGCCCGGGACTCCCGGAAGTGGAACCTCGCCGCGCTGGTCGCCTCACAGAACCCCCGCGACATTCTCGGCCTGGACGTACAGAACCTCGTCTCCACCGTCTTCGTCGGGCGGATCGCCGAGGACGCCGAGATCGCCTCCGAGGCGCTCCGGCTGCTCCGGGTGCCGGTCGACGACGGCTACGAGGCGACCCTGGCGTCCCTGTCGGCCGCCGACGCGTCGTCCGCCGCCCGACTCGGGTTCCGCGAGTTCGTCATGCGGGACGTGGACGGCCGGGTGCAGAAGGTCCGGGTAGACGTCTCGTACGTCGACGGGCTGCTGGAACACCTCGACACCACCCCCGCGGCCAGCCCGAACGCCGCGAACCTACCGAGCATCCTGTCGGACCTGGAGGCGTGA
- a CDS encoding MFS transporter: MARAPARIAALLLTVGVLAVATIVWPAVGAAAAPPPVAQARAELCTTQEWQADFRACVAKLEDVTAARAACLSPPTPGAPDAGLAGWFASAPSADTAGGVAGRYSLYGYAGYGYSTYDVDGGCASGILHPDYKFTTTVANGEFMIATAIIGASNALRERAWGPQAMWGWADPLVDQATKAVYEKVFSVFGIVTLCVVGLYLLWRSRQSDLSNAMTTAGWALLVMVAVTALAAWPVKSANIADGTLVTTLGVVHDAVGPQSKEPAPGRCIDPDPNKCKDLRPPATRASDTVTETMLYRNWLRGLLGSADSETAKKYGPALYDSRSLTWGEVQSIRANPATRTTVIEAKQQQWRKVAEQIKTEDPEAYEYLQGIRDMDRIGAGFIGVLAAVLFAMFDLTASLLVLLGFLIFRWAVIAAPILGTIGLMRPASAGLRRLGNAVVAAVFNIAIFGTGAAIYLFAVDLIMNTPTLPGWLQVVLVWLCGVVGWLLLRPYRRITQLGGKEGGEAAGASWHRKLFRDVRTAARIEESETARRESPADRKRGVVAEPGRLRPEARLEDPAHAPARRAEPRLENRKRPDGHERPDETTVGTEPPDRTGRPAAVPRPRRRQPATWTEPDVPEESPSFVIYRPGSTPGRAPEPSAPRVRTEARVRTETR, translated from the coding sequence GTGGCGAGGGCCCCGGCACGGATCGCGGCACTCCTCCTCACCGTCGGCGTACTCGCGGTGGCCACGATCGTCTGGCCCGCGGTCGGAGCGGCGGCGGCTCCACCCCCGGTGGCCCAGGCGCGGGCGGAGCTATGCACCACGCAGGAATGGCAGGCCGACTTCCGCGCCTGCGTCGCCAAGCTGGAGGACGTTACCGCCGCGCGAGCCGCATGCTTGTCGCCGCCAACCCCAGGCGCGCCTGATGCTGGTTTGGCTGGCTGGTTTGCGAGCGCACCCAGCGCAGACACCGCCGGCGGCGTTGCGGGCCGTTATAGTCTTTACGGCTATGCCGGCTATGGCTATTCCACCTACGACGTAGACGGTGGTTGCGCCTCGGGCATCCTCCACCCTGACTACAAGTTCACCACTACCGTCGCTAACGGCGAATTTATGATCGCGACGGCCATCATTGGTGCGTCGAACGCCCTACGCGAACGAGCTTGGGGCCCACAGGCCATGTGGGGCTGGGCCGACCCACTGGTGGACCAGGCCACAAAGGCTGTCTACGAGAAAGTTTTCAGCGTCTTCGGCATCGTCACCCTCTGCGTTGTCGGCCTATACCTCCTGTGGCGATCTCGCCAGTCAGATCTGAGCAATGCGATGACCACCGCCGGTTGGGCACTGCTCGTAATGGTCGCAGTGACCGCGCTGGCAGCATGGCCAGTCAAATCTGCCAATATTGCCGATGGAACGCTGGTGACGACGCTGGGTGTCGTACACGATGCGGTTGGACCTCAGTCGAAGGAACCTGCTCCTGGGCGATGCATCGACCCTGACCCCAACAAGTGCAAAGATCTCCGCCCTCCGGCCACAAGGGCAAGCGACACCGTTACCGAGACCATGCTGTACCGGAACTGGCTGCGCGGTCTACTCGGCTCAGCCGATAGCGAAACCGCCAAGAAGTACGGTCCAGCTCTCTACGACTCTCGCTCGTTGACCTGGGGAGAAGTTCAGTCCATCCGAGCCAACCCAGCCACCCGGACGACCGTTATCGAAGCCAAACAGCAGCAATGGAGGAAGGTCGCCGAGCAGATCAAGACCGAAGATCCGGAAGCGTACGAGTACCTGCAAGGGATTCGAGACATGGACCGAATCGGGGCCGGCTTCATCGGGGTCCTCGCTGCAGTGCTCTTCGCGATGTTCGACCTGACCGCCTCCCTGCTGGTGCTGCTCGGCTTCCTGATCTTCCGGTGGGCGGTGATCGCGGCGCCGATTCTCGGCACCATCGGCCTGATGCGGCCGGCCAGCGCCGGTCTTCGCCGCCTCGGCAACGCCGTGGTCGCGGCGGTGTTCAACATCGCCATCTTCGGCACCGGGGCAGCGATCTACCTCTTCGCAGTCGACCTGATCATGAACACTCCCACACTTCCCGGCTGGCTCCAGGTGGTGCTGGTGTGGCTCTGCGGCGTGGTCGGCTGGTTGTTGCTGCGGCCGTACCGCCGGATCACCCAGCTCGGCGGAAAGGAAGGCGGCGAGGCGGCCGGGGCGTCCTGGCACCGGAAGCTCTTCCGGGACGTACGCACCGCAGCCCGGATCGAGGAGTCCGAGACAGCTCGCCGGGAGTCGCCGGCAGACCGGAAGCGGGGTGTGGTGGCCGAACCGGGACGTCTCCGACCCGAGGCCCGGTTGGAGGATCCCGCGCACGCCCCGGCACGGCGGGCCGAGCCGCGACTGGAGAACCGGAAACGTCCGGATGGTCACGAACGACCGGACGAGACCACCGTCGGGACCGAGCCGCCGGACCGCACCGGGCGTCCGGCAGCCGTGCCGCGGCCGCGTAGGCGGCAACCGGCCACCTGGACGGAGCCGGACGTACCCGAGGAGAGCCCGTCCTTCGTGATCTACCGGCCGGGATCCACTCCGGGCCGGGCTCCTGAGCCGTCGGCCCCGCGGGTGCGTACCGAGGCGCGGGTGCGCACCGAGACGAGGTGA